A region from the Pseudomonadota bacterium genome encodes:
- a CDS encoding hydantoinase/oxoprolinase family protein translates to MSFRLGVDVGGTFTDLLLVNEQSGEFFTAKVPSTPEDSSIGVLTGIKKVTDSARIDASMISHVMHGTTVATNTVLTMTGATVGLVTTRGYRQVLQIARSFVPGGLGGWVIYNKSNPLAPLALTVEAQERISSKGEIIQDLDVDAMRKTLAGIKDQGIEALTVSLINAFANDVHEKQIREIANEVMPGIPVSLSSEVVPEMQEYERAITTVANSYVRPRVASYIRNLHGELQKTMDDLQLHVLRSDGGLASAAAAENLPVNLLMSGPAGGVSGAIWIAKQAGFDNLLTFDMGGTSTDVALVQNGVAQLRRETTVGDITVRASSIDVRSVGAGGGSIAHVPELTKALRVGPQSAGADPGPACYGQGGDEPTVTDANITLGYLPAAARLGGEMNLDRKLAEKSVQKIADALDLPLKKAASGMVDIVNENMVGALRLVSVEQGHDPRDFALIAFGGAGPLHANALGRLMNSWPVIVPPGPGVLCAYGDATTRIRDEASRTFIRRFPDTSSEELVTILEQLAESAAQSLDEENVPRGERTNSYQVDVRYHGQGLSLTIEVDLDELRSKGLDVIADEYDQRHEQLFTFALDADKEVVNVRAVVQGEATMVKAPLIESGGKDASAAIMGAETIFVDNCDQEARIYDRSKIKAGNRIAGPAIVVEMDATTLILPGHTGEVDKLGNILIRPNEK, encoded by the coding sequence ATGAGTTTTCGTCTCGGTGTCGATGTCGGCGGTACGTTTACGGATTTGCTGTTGGTCAACGAGCAGTCCGGTGAATTTTTTACCGCAAAAGTGCCCAGTACGCCGGAGGATTCATCGATCGGTGTCCTGACCGGAATAAAAAAAGTAACCGACAGCGCCCGAATTGATGCTTCGATGATTTCACACGTCATGCATGGCACGACGGTGGCGACCAATACCGTCCTGACGATGACCGGCGCAACCGTTGGCCTGGTTACGACGCGCGGTTACCGGCAGGTGCTGCAAATCGCCCGCTCATTCGTGCCGGGCGGGCTTGGCGGCTGGGTAATCTACAACAAGAGCAACCCGTTGGCGCCGCTTGCGTTGACCGTCGAGGCGCAGGAGAGGATCAGTTCGAAAGGGGAAATTATCCAGGATCTCGATGTCGATGCGATGCGAAAAACGCTTGCTGGAATAAAGGACCAGGGGATTGAAGCGCTGACCGTCTCGTTGATAAACGCGTTCGCAAACGATGTACACGAAAAGCAGATACGCGAAATCGCCAATGAAGTCATGCCGGGCATACCGGTATCCTTGTCGTCTGAAGTCGTCCCGGAAATGCAGGAGTACGAGCGGGCGATAACCACGGTCGCCAATTCCTATGTCAGGCCGCGCGTGGCCAGCTATATACGGAATTTGCATGGCGAACTGCAAAAGACCATGGATGACCTGCAACTTCACGTTCTGCGTTCGGATGGTGGTTTGGCATCGGCTGCAGCGGCCGAAAATTTGCCGGTCAACCTGTTGATGAGTGGACCTGCCGGCGGCGTCAGCGGCGCAATCTGGATTGCCAAACAGGCGGGCTTTGACAACTTGTTGACCTTTGATATGGGTGGTACCTCGACCGATGTCGCGCTCGTACAAAATGGCGTTGCCCAGCTGCGAAGAGAAACGACCGTCGGTGACATCACCGTACGCGCATCATCGATCGATGTGCGTAGCGTTGGCGCCGGTGGCGGTTCGATTGCGCATGTGCCCGAATTGACCAAGGCGCTGAGAGTCGGCCCACAAAGCGCCGGAGCGGATCCGGGGCCGGCCTGTTATGGCCAGGGCGGTGATGAACCGACCGTTACCGATGCCAACATTACGCTGGGATATCTGCCCGCCGCCGCCCGTCTTGGCGGTGAAATGAATCTCGATCGCAAGCTGGCGGAAAAATCGGTGCAAAAAATAGCCGATGCGCTGGATCTTCCGCTAAAAAAAGCTGCCTCCGGTATGGTCGATATAGTGAACGAAAATATGGTTGGCGCGTTGCGACTCGTTTCGGTCGAACAAGGGCATGATCCCCGGGATTTCGCGCTGATCGCTTTTGGAGGCGCCGGTCCGCTGCACGCGAATGCGCTGGGTCGCTTGATGAATTCCTGGCCCGTTATTGTTCCGCCCGGTCCTGGCGTGTTGTGCGCTTATGGCGATGCGACAACCAGGATCCGTGACGAAGCGTCGCGTACTTTCATTCGTCGTTTTCCGGACACCAGCAGCGAGGAACTGGTCACGATTCTTGAGCAGCTTGCCGAGAGTGCGGCGCAGTCACTCGACGAAGAAAACGTTCCCCGCGGGGAGCGAACCAACAGCTACCAGGTGGATGTGCGCTACCACGGTCAGGGCTTGTCGTTGACCATCGAAGTCGATCTGGATGAACTGCGGAGCAAGGGTCTGGATGTCATTGCCGATGAATATGACCAGCGCCACGAGCAGTTATTTACCTTTGCCCTGGACGCCGACAAAGAGGTGGTCAATGTGCGCGCTGTGGTCCAGGGCGAGGCTACAATGGTTAAGGCGCCTTTGATCGAGTCGGGGGGTAAAGACGCGTCTGCAGCGATTATGGGGGCTGAAACCATCTTTGTTGATAACTGCGACCAGGAAGCCCGCATTTACGATCGTTCCAAAATCAAGGCCGGCAACAGGATAGCCGGGCCTGCGATTGTCGTTGAAATGGATGCCACGAC